The Streptomyces sp. NBC_00659 genomic interval TGCCCCAGCGCTCGCAGAGGGCGTTGATGAGCTGGAGCCCGCGGCCCCCCTCGTCGGTGTCCGTGGCACGCCGGATCCGGGGCATCGTCAGACTCGCGTCGGACACCTCGCAGACGAGCGTTCCGCTGCACAGGAGGCGAAGACCGATGGGGCCGCCCGCGTGCCGGATGACGTTCCCGACGAGCTCGCTGGCCAGCAGTTCCGTCGTCATGACCAGGTCGTCCAGATGCCATCGGGCGAGCTGCTCCCGTACATGGCGACGGGCCTCACCCGCGGCCTCCGGGCCCTCCGGCAGCGCCCAGGACGCCACCTGCCGGTCGGCGACGTGGTGCAGGCGCGCGATCAGCAGGGCGGCGTCGTCGGCCGTGGGCCCACCCGGGAGCAGCCCCGCGGTCACGGAGTCGCACAGGACCTCCAGATCGGGAGAACCGGCTTCACCCCTGAGCAGACCGGCGAGCTGGGCCATGCCCTGGTCGATCTCCCGCTGCGGTGACTCCACGAGCCCGTCGGTGTAGAGGACCAGAAGGCTCTCCGCCGGCAGTTGCAGCCGCGTCGTCTCGAACGGCGGGAACGCGGCGCCCAGGGGAGGGTTGACGGCGACCTCGGGGAAGTGCGCGCTTCCGTCCGGCCGGACGACGAGCGGCGGCGGATGGCCCGCCCGCACCATGGTGCACGATCCGTCGGTGGAGTCGTACAGCGCGTAGAGGCAGGTCGCGTACGCGTGCTCGCCCAGGCCGCCCACGATGTCGTTGAGGTGGCCCATGATCTCGTCGGGAGGCAGTTCCAGGGCCGCGAGTGTGTGCAGCGCGGTGCGCAGGCGCCCCATGGTCGCGGCCTCGGACAGCCCGTGGCCCATCACGTCACCGACGACCAGGGCCACCTGCCCCGCGGACAGCGGGATCAGGTCGTACCAGTCCCCGCCCACGTCGGAGGTCTCCCCGGTCGGCAGATAGCGTGCCGTCACGGTCGCCTCGGGCACGGTGGGGAGCTCACGGGGCAGCAGCGCCTGCTGGAGTTCCTCGGAGCGGGTGAGCTCGGCCTCGTAGAGCCGGGCCCGCTCCAGCGCGTGTGCCACCAGGGCACTGATGGTGATGAGGAGCGTGCGTTCCTCGGCCGTCAGGTGCCGGACGGTGTCGAAGGCGATGACACACACGCCGAAGGTGTGGCCGGAGGCCGTCAGGGGGAGGAACGCCCAGGCCTCCTTGTCGGTCGGAGGCATGCCGTCGGGGTCGGGGAAGGCCGTGGCCCATTCCTCGCGCGACGAGCAGAAGTAGGGTTCGCCGGTCAGGATCGCCTGCCCGGCGGCACCGGCGTCCGGCAGGTCCCTGCCGTGGGCTCCTTGCATGTGCTGAAGGAAGGAGCTCGGATAGCCGACGGATCCGATGTGCACCAGCCTCTGGTCCTCGAGGACGAGAACGAGCAGGCCCTGGGCGCCGAACGGGGGCAGGACGCGCTGGGCGACGGCCGTCACCACGTCCTCGGAGGTGGTCGCGGCCGCGAGCTGTGTGGTCAGCTCCGCCGTCCGGCTCGCGCGCTCGGCGGCGGCTCGGACGGCCTCCGCCTCCTCGGCCTCACGACGGCGGCGATCGGTGACATCGGTGAAGTACACCGTGAGGCCGCCGGGGACGGGGACGATCCGCAGGTCGTAGCGGCGTCCGGTGTCGGCCAGCGCGATGTCGAAGCCGGCTGCCGTGGACTGCGCGGCGCCGCGCCGGCACCGCTCCTCCAGGTCGGGCACATGGTGCAGGGCGGGCAGGTGCCACAGGTTCCGGCCGAAGAGCTGCTCGTCGGCCGGACCGAGGATGCGCTCCGCCTCCAGATTGGCGAAGGTGATCCGCCAGTCGTCGTCCACGGACAGGAAGGCGTCACTCATGTGCCGCAGGGCACGGCTGAGCGTGTCGCGGGTGGAGCGCGCGGCGTCGCTCGCCCAGCCTTTGCCGACGACGCGCGTGACCTGGCCCTCGTCGTCGAGCACGACGTGACCGGACGCGCGGGTCCAGGTATAGCCCCCGTCGCCGCGCCGCACCCGGTACTCGGCCTCGAACGGCGCGTGGGTGCGGATGGTGCGATCGAGGGCGGCCAGGGTGGTCGCGAGGTCGTCGGGGTGCACCACCTTCAGCCAGGTCTCGACACCGGGCGCGAAGTCCCCCGGCTCGGTCTGGTAGACCCTCATGGCCACCTGGTCCCACATCAGTTCGCCGGTGCGCACGTCCCACTCCCAGGAGCCGACCGGGGTGGCGTCGAGGTCGGTGCGCAGGAGTGCGGGCGCCGGCATCTTCTTCAGCCGGTTCGTGGTCCATTCGGCCACCGAGGTGAGGAACGTCCACTGCTCGGACGTGGGCTCCTCGTTGTCACCGGTCAGACAGGTGATCGCACCGATGACACGGCCCTCGTAGGCCAGGGGTACGGAGAACCAGCCGGACCGCGACAGCAGCGGCGCGCTGGGTTCGGCCACGTCGGCGGGGAGCGCGGCCACCCACACACGCTCACCGGAGCGTACGGCTCGGGCGGTCGCCGTGGGCCCGTCCTGGTCGACGATCTCCCATGCGCGCGTGACCGACGACGGCAGTCCGGTGGAGGACACCAGACGCAGGGCCGACACGGGGCCCCGCAGGTAGACGGCCCCGCCGACGCAGCCCAGCTCCGCGATGGAGTGCTGAAGGGCGAGCCGGAAGACCTCGCTTTCCGTGATGCCGTCGTCAGCGGTGTCGAGTAGGTCCAGCCGCCTGATCACAGACCCAATATAGGGTGCAATGCCGTAAATGACATTAAAGGGATGGTGTGCTTGTGGGAGTGCCACGGGCCGGAGACGGCGGCGTCCGGTCGGGCCGCCACCGTCTCCGGAAGTGCCCCGCCGTCGGCGCGGCGGTCGCGGCCGAGGACCGGGTGTTCTTCGGGTTGCGGGGTGCGGTGCGCGACACCACGCTGGCCAGGACGCCCGCGTGATCGACGGCCCGGGACCGGTCGCCCGCTTCCCCGAGGCCGGGCGGCGGTGCGCGTCCGGGCACGCGTGGCGGGTGGGCGCGACGACGGGAGAACGGTGGCACACAGGTGAACGCCGGATCGCGTCGTCCTCAGCGGCGGCCCGGCGCGCCCGGCACGGGTCGCGGCGGGCGCCGGACGCGTTACGTCGTGGGGAATCGCTCCTCCCGTGGCGTCTGGACGGTCACGCGGGCGCGAACGTCCGCTGCCTACGGGCGGCACGGCACCGGAGACGACCAGGGGGCCCTGGTGCGTCACGGGCTACGGGTGGCCGCGGCCTACGCGTGGCGGCTGCTCGTGGTCGGTGTGGTCGCCTATGCGGTCTTCGCCCTCCTGGGCAGGCTCCAGCTGGTCGCGGTGGCCCTGTTCCTCGCGCTCGTCGTGACGGCGGTCCTGCGTCCCCTGGCCGACCTGCTGGCACGGCGGATGCCGAGGACCGTGGCGGTGATCGTCAGCATCCTGGTCAGCATCCTGCTGGTGCTCGGCGTGATGGCGCTGGTCGGTCGTGTCGTGGCGGGCGAGTCCGGCAAGCTGGGCCATGAGTTCGCCGGGGGTCTGGGACGGATCGAACGCTGGCTGGAGGGCTCACCGTTCCATGTGAGCCACGCGGTGATGTCGAACCTCCAGGGCAAGGTGGCCACGTTCGTCTCCGAGCACCGTTCCGTACTGATCAGCAGCGCCCTCAGCGGCGCCGGCCGCGCGGTGGAGTTCGTCACCGGCCTGGTGCTCGCGCTGTTCTGCTCGCTGTTCTTCATCCGCTCCGGGGACCGGTTCTGGCGCTGGTTCCAGGACCTGATGCCGGAGAGCGCGCGGGACCCGTGGGACCGCGGCGGGCGTGCGGCCTGGCGGACCTTCGCCGGCTACACGCGCGGCATCATCATCGTGGCGGCCACCAACGCCATCCTCGTCGGCATCGCCCTGTTCGTCCTGGGCGTACCACTGGCGCTGCCGCTCACGTTGCTGGAGTTCTTCGCCGCGTTCATCCCCCTGGTGGGCTCGCCCGTCGCGCTCGCCGTGGCCACGGTCGTCGCCCTGGCCACCCGGGGGCCGGTCGTCGCGCTCATCGTGCTCGCCCTGATCGTCGTCATCGGCCAGTTGGAGGGGCACGTACTGCACCCGCTCGTCCTGAGCTGGGCCGTCCGGCTGCACCCCGTGGTCGTGGCCCTCTCTGTGATCGCGGGGAGCATCCTGGCCGGTGTGACCGGCGCCGTCGTGGCGGTACCGATGGTGTCGGTCGCCTGGTCCGTGATCACCGAGCTGCGGGCACGCCCCGAGCC includes:
- a CDS encoding SpoIIE family protein phosphatase, translating into MIRRLDLLDTADDGITESEVFRLALQHSIAELGCVGGAVYLRGPVSALRLVSSTGLPSSVTRAWEIVDQDGPTATARAVRSGERVWVAALPADVAEPSAPLLSRSGWFSVPLAYEGRVIGAITCLTGDNEEPTSEQWTFLTSVAEWTTNRLKKMPAPALLRTDLDATPVGSWEWDVRTGELMWDQVAMRVYQTEPGDFAPGVETWLKVVHPDDLATTLAALDRTIRTHAPFEAEYRVRRGDGGYTWTRASGHVVLDDEGQVTRVVGKGWASDAARSTRDTLSRALRHMSDAFLSVDDDWRITFANLEAERILGPADEQLFGRNLWHLPALHHVPDLEERCRRGAAQSTAAGFDIALADTGRRYDLRIVPVPGGLTVYFTDVTDRRRREAEEAEAVRAAAERASRTAELTTQLAAATTSEDVVTAVAQRVLPPFGAQGLLVLVLEDQRLVHIGSVGYPSSFLQHMQGAHGRDLPDAGAAGQAILTGEPYFCSSREEWATAFPDPDGMPPTDKEAWAFLPLTASGHTFGVCVIAFDTVRHLTAEERTLLITISALVAHALERARLYEAELTRSEELQQALLPRELPTVPEATVTARYLPTGETSDVGGDWYDLIPLSAGQVALVVGDVMGHGLSEAATMGRLRTALHTLAALELPPDEIMGHLNDIVGGLGEHAYATCLYALYDSTDGSCTMVRAGHPPPLVVRPDGSAHFPEVAVNPPLGAAFPPFETTRLQLPAESLLVLYTDGLVESPQREIDQGMAQLAGLLRGEAGSPDLEVLCDSVTAGLLPGGPTADDAALLIARLHHVADRQVASWALPEGPEAAGEARRHVREQLARWHLDDLVMTTELLASELVGNVIRHAGGPIGLRLLCSGTLVCEVSDASLTMPRIRRATDTDEGGRGLQLINALCERWGSRYTPEGKAIWTEQTLPDAAEPADEDRPAGPSGPPS
- a CDS encoding AI-2E family transporter, whose protein sequence is MNAGSRRPQRRPGAPGTGRGGRRTRYVVGNRSSRGVWTVTRARTSAAYGRHGTGDDQGALVRHGLRVAAAYAWRLLVVGVVAYAVFALLGRLQLVAVALFLALVVTAVLRPLADLLARRMPRTVAVIVSILVSILLVLGVMALVGRVVAGESGKLGHEFAGGLGRIERWLEGSPFHVSHAVMSNLQGKVATFVSEHRSVLISSALSGAGRAVEFVTGLVLALFCSLFFIRSGDRFWRWFQDLMPESARDPWDRGGRAAWRTFAGYTRGIIIVAATNAILVGIALFVLGVPLALPLTLLEFFAAFIPLVGSPVALAVATVVALATRGPVVALIVLALIVVIGQLEGHVLHPLVLSWAVRLHPVVVALSVIAGSILAGVTGAVVAVPMVSVAWSVITELRARPEPEPSGRSPDHRSAPAERRSGPTGDAGARAGKP